From the genome of Candidatus Firestonebacteria bacterium RIFOXYD2_FULL_39_29:
GGCCAGAAGATCCGCCCCTTTTTCAAGGACGACATCCCTGGAATCAAGGGTTACATAAAGATTAATGTTTAATTTCACATGCTCTGCATTTATAGCTGCCAGTTCTTCTTGTACCGCCTGAAGTCCCTTTTTCTTTGCAAGTCCTTTAAGAAATATTTTTATCTCATCAGGTGAAATTCCGGGAAGAAAATCAACGCTTCTAATTTCATTTTTTTTCATAAGGCCGATAAAATTGTCTGCCCATATTTTTTCTTCTTTTTTGGAAACAGATTCTTTGCCGTTTATTATAAGCTTATTTTCGGCAATTCCAAGAGTGATATGCCCGAATTTGCCTGCGAGCATCTCCATAAACCCGACAACGGTATCAAGAGATTGCATAAATATGGGGTTTTCGTTGTCGTAGAGCCGGAGCTGGTAAGTAGCAAGTATGATATTATGCATAACTTGTGCTAAAATCCGTTCATCCTGCTCGTTTATTGGTTTGTCTTCTCCGATTCTTTTATAATCCATGTATATAGTATACCAAAAAGGAAAGATGAAAAACGATATAAAATCAAAAGGATAAAGTGATAAGGGTGAATATATTTGATTGATCCGGGTATATGTTTAAATATTGGATGGCAATATTTTCATTGAAAAGCACTGTTTTCACTGCTAAAATTAGATTATGAGCTATCTTGATTACTATAGTCTGAAAGAACCGCCTTTTGCCAATGTTCCGGATTTAAGATATTTTTATTCAAGTTCTTCTTTTGGGGAAGCCTATAACAAACTGATATTGACAATAGAAAACTCAAAACAGTTAACGACAGTTTATGGAAAATGCGGGCTGGGGAAGACTGTTTTAAGCCGTAAGTTATTTAATTCTTTTGAGTCAGCCCCGGATAAATATGAAGCGTTTCTTTTGGTATGTATTCACAGCGATATGGGTGCAGGTTGGCTCCTGCAAAAGATGGGCCGTCAGCTTCATTTGGATCTTTCAGGCGTTAATAACTCTGATTACTTTGAGAAAGTTGCGGGTAAACTGGAAAGTATTTGTGAGGCAGGTAAGCACATAATTATTATGATAGATGAAGCCAGTATGATTGCAAATATGGAGGTTTTTGAAGAGATAAGAGGACTTGTTGATTTTATGGCCGATAATAAGTATATGTTTTCCTGTATTTTCTTTGGTCTTCCGACGCTTGAAGAAAAACTTTCAACAAATCAACCGCTTCAGCAAAGAGTCGAGGCAAGGGTGGTGCTTTCTGAGTTTCCTACAAGCTCTGTCACCAAAGATTACATTGAACACCGGCTTAGAATTGCAGGTTTGCATGAGTCGATATTTACCGAAAAAGCTTATCAGTGTATTCATTTTTCTTCCAGGGGAAATCCGCGCCTTATTAATATTATAGCCGACAATACCCTTACCGAGGGACATCTTCTAAAAATAAAACAGCTGGATGAAAGAGAGGTCGAACGGGTAATAATTGAAATGGGTTACAATACCAGGATGAAAAGCTTGTTTCTGGATGCACAGTAACTCTCTTTAGCAGGTTGCTGAAAAACTCTTTTTAAGATTTTTTCAGCTGCAATTTTTATTATTTTACCCGCCATTTGAGGGCAAATGGCGAGGTACCAGGCTGATTAAAGTCCATTATTTTAGTTTTTCAGCAGCCTGTTAGAAATTCTTAAGACAGCAATCACTATGCATAAATGCCTGCATCTTTCCTTATGTTTCGAGTATTGAACGACACGCAGTATTGATGTATAATAAAATGACGATGGAAAAAGAAAAATTACCTTCATATTTAAGAGAAATAGTTAAGAGCAACCTCCGCGAGGAAAAACTTCTCATTGTGTTAAGTTCCGATATAAAAGCAGACGGCTCTTTTGGCGAAGAATGGCTTATTGTTACAAATAAAAAGCTGTTTGTTTATTCCGATAAAGGGGAAAAGCTTCAGACCCTTAAATTAAGCGAACTGAAAGAAGTTGAGGTAGTTGATCTGATAGGGAGCAGTGCTTTAGAAGTGAACACCGGAAAACACATTTACCGTATTATTTTGTATTCCAACGCCAGAAATTCCGAATTTTATCAGGTGGCCGAAGATATAAATAACATCATTAAGGGAAAAGAGATAGCGACTAAAGGCAGAGTTAAGCAAAAAGTAATCTGTGAAATCTGCAATCATCCTATACCTGAAGAATTTGGAAAATGCCCCAAATGCACGGATAAATCGAAGACTCTCCTCCGTATCATGAGCTTTGCAAAGCCTTACAGTATGACAATTCTTCTGATTGTACTGGCAATGGTTATAGGCTCTTTTTTTGGATTAATTCCACCCTATTTAAGCAAACTTTTTATTGATTATATTTTGAAGCCGGACCCGGTTACAAAAACTTTTACAAATTCAGGATGGCTTATTTGGGCAACTATAGGTTTATTTCTTTCCTATGCCGCTCAACAGCTTTTTAGCGGATTTTTTCTGGAAAGACTCTCAGGTTCACTCGGCTTCAAAACTGTTTACGATGTGCGCGCGGCGGTTTATGAAAAACTTCAGGAACTGTCAATGTCCTATTTTGATAAGAACCAGACGGGCGCGATTCTAGCCAGGGTTAATCAGGATACCGGTGAACTTCAGAGATTACTGGTGGACTTTGTTCCTGTTACCCTTGAAGGTATTATTATGTTTTTTGGAGTCGGGGCGTTTTTGGTATTTTTAAGCTGGGAGTTGACACTCTACATCTTGATACCGATTATTCCGACTGTAATATTCTTAAAGTGGATATTTCCGAAAGTGCGGACTTATTTTCATAAGTTTTACCACAAAAGATCAATGCTCTCCGTGCTTGTAAATGATTCTGTTTCCGGCATTAGAGTAATAAAAGCTTTTGGCCAGGAAAAAGTTGAAATAGATAAATTTAAAAAAAGAAGCGGTGAATACAGGGATTCCGGCATTGAGATGGTAAGGCAATGGGGAGTCTATCATCCGATTTTGCATTTATTTATTATGTTCGGGACTGTCCTGGTCTGGTATATTGGCGGGGAATTTATTTTAAGGAATAAAATGTCTTTGGGTGACATTGTGGCTTATACCGGTTATCTGAGTATGTTTTACAATCCCATACGCACTCTGACCCGCATGGTTGAAACTATCTCAAACTCTCTGTCTGCGGCGGAAAGAGTATTTGATATTGTAGATACTGAACCGGAAATTAAGGATAATCATGTGCCGGTGGAGATGAAAGAAATACAGGGTAAAATAGAATTTGATAATGCAACTTTCGGGTACAATAAGTATAAGCCTGTAATTAAAAGGATGAGCCTGGAGATACAGCCAAATGAAATGATCGGATTGATAGGAAGGAGTGGTGCCGGAAAAAGTACTATGGTTAATTTGATTTGCAGGTTGTATGATGTTAATAAAGGTGAGATACGAATTGACGGTGTAGATATAAAAAATATTAAACTTTCAGATTTACGAAGCCAGATAGGAATTGTTCTTCAGGAGACTTTCTTATTTAACGGAACAATATATGATAATATTGCGTATGCAAAACCCGGCGCGTCCAGAGAAGAAGTAATAAGAGCTTCTATTGCCGCCAATGCCCATGAGTTTATCATTAAAAAGCCTGACGGTTATGATACTGATGTCGGAGAAAGAGGCAATAGTTTATCAGGCGGGGAAAAGCAGATGGTCTCCATAGCCCGCGCAATTCTAAGGAATCCGAGAATTCTGATCCTCGATGAAGCTACTTCATCTGTTGATGTGCAGACGGAAAAAAAGATCCAGGATGCTCTGGAAAAGCTTACAAAAAACAGGACAACCATAGCTATTGCGCACCGGCTTTCAACATTAAGGCACTGTAACCGTCTTATTGCTATAAAAGAGGGTAAGATCGTGGAAGTAGGAACTCATAAAGAATTAATGGCCAAGAAAGGGCTTTTTCATAAGCTAATAACTATGCAGCGTGAATTTTCAGAGCAAGCTTCCAGGACAAGGGCTGTTTAGGGGGTATATGAATATACTTGATCCAAAAAAAATAAAAATAGAAAAAGACCTTAAAGGTTCTCTCGTTTTGAACGCAGGAGACGGAAAAAAATATCAAAGGGTAAGCTTCATTCTGCTTTTTCCTTTTACGGATACGGAAAATTATATATCAGCTGTTATAAAAAACGGCGCAGAGTATAACGAAATTGGAATAATAGAGCATATTAAGGATTTGCCGGGAAAAATACGCGGCTTTGTTAAAGAGGATTTAAAATTAAGATATTTTGTCCCCGAGATCAGGGATATCAGATCTATTGCAACAAAATACTGGTTCCATGAATTCGATGTAATAACGGATAGAGGGGAAAAAAAGTTTTACCTCCGGAATGTCAGAGAAGGCGTAAGGTTTAAAACAGACAGTAGTATTGTAATAACGGATATGGAAAAAAACAGATACAAGATTCCGGATTATAGACGCTTATCTTCAAAAGCGCGTACAGAACTGGACAGAATACTGCTGTGAAAACTACAGCAAAAAAAGAAGGAGAAGCAAGCAAAGCAAAAGAAGCAAGTTGGGGTGTTATTACTTTTGCAGGTAAATCACTATAATACCCGCCAGTCCCAAAACTATTCCGAGCCAGCCGGCAGGTTTTATCTTTTCTTTAAAGACAGCGAGAGATAGGACAAGCCCGAGAATTATAGGTCCGGAGAGAGTTATGGTAAAGACTACACTTGACGGGAGAATTCTTAATGCAGAGATGGTGCAAAAAACCCCGGCTATACTGCCGATTGCTGCTATTATTCCGTAAGAGAGGGATTTTGTAGAGTAAGTTTTTGTTTTCAAGTAAACGGGGAGAAGTACCAGTGTTCCCGCCAGATAAGAAAGAAACAGATAAACAGTTGTACTTTCTTTATAAAAAGCAACGAGTTTTTGTCCTATCCTTGGCCCGCCGCTTAAAAGAAAGGACAAAAATATTAAGATGAACCATTTAAATCCGGAAGAGTGAACTTTTGAAAAGGCTTCATTTGAGTATGATATAAGAAAAATAGCAAGCAGCGTGAGAATAATCCCGAGCAGGGTGGAAAATTGGATGGGTTCGCTCAGCAGCAAAATAGAGAAAACTATCGGAAGAATAAAAGAGGTACGGTAAATTGTGTTTGAAAAACCAAAATGTCCCAGCCTTATTGCGTAATTAAAAAAAAGAACGGCTAATCCTCCGCAGGCACCCGGAATGAAAGCAATAAGTATTGCTCTTTTGTTTATATGAGGGAGGGGACTTGTCATCAATATTATAAAACAAATGAATGTGCTTGCCGTAAAAAGTGTAATTGTAAGATCAAGAGCTGTAATATTATTCCTGCTGGCTACTTTGGCGACAAAAGCTACAGTTGTAATTCCGAGTATTGTTATTGCTATATAAAGCCATTCCATGACAACCCCTTTTTCAGTAAAAATTATTTTTGTCAACTGCACTTTACAATCAAGTTTACCATTAGATTTTAACACCAACACTCTTTGTATATCAAGGGATATCCATAAAATATTATGAAAAACAATATAAATATTGTATAATAAGAGAGAAAATAGAGTTTGGAACGGATTTTTGAAAAAACGGGGATGTAGAAAAATGAGTCAATTTTCAGGGCATTATGTTTGGAGAGATAAAGAATTCGTAAGGAAGTATATAGAGGATTTTAGAGGAGCTATTCCTTATGCTGTTGATCAAATAGAAGTAATGCTGGATGCAATAAATGCATCAACCAGGAATGTTAAGAATTTTGCCGATATTGGCTGCGGTAACGGTATTCTTGCGGGAGCGATTCTCCTTAGGTATCCGGAAGCCTGCGGGACCCTTGTGGATTTCTATGAACCGGTTTTAAGCGAGGCAAAACAGCAGCTTTTAGATCATGTCTCGAATCTAAATTTTGTAACGGCTGATCTTATGGAACCGCTCTGGATAAAAAGTGTAAAAAATAATGTTCCGTTTGATGTTATTGTTTCCGGTTTTACTATCCACCATTTTCCCGACAAGAGAAAGAAAGAGTTGTATAAAGAGATATTTAAAATGCTCAAGCCGGGAGGAATATTTATAAATATAGAACAAGTTGAGCCGGAAAGCAAACTTATTTCTGCCATGGCGAATAATGCCATCATTGAGAGTTTAAGAGAATTTCATAAAAAAAGAGGCGCGGAAAAAAGTATAATAGCAATCCGTAAAGAGTACATTGATGAATTTTCAGGAGCAGGGAATATTCTTGCTCCCTGTAAAGTACAGATAAAATGGCTTAGAGATATCGGGTTCTCAGATGTAAGTGTGTTCTTTAAGGCTTACGTTGGAGTTGTATTCGGAGGAATAAAACCGAAAATAAAAACAAACAAGAAAAAATAACTAAAATCTAAATCCTAAGCACTAAACAATCACTAATACGAAATTTAAGAATCAACTATATTTACTTTCGGCGTGTTCTTGTTTATTTGCTTATTTCTTAAATGTTATTTCTTTGTTTAGAATTTAGTGCTTAGATCTTAGTCATTGCCTTATTTCAACTTCCTATCAAAGTAGTACTTTCCAATCATGGCGCATCTTTCTTTTATGCCGAACTTTTCCGCTATTATTACGCTTGCGGGCTTTACGGAGAACTCTCCGTACTTTTCATTCAGCTGGAACAAGACCTCTTTTATCTTTTCGTCTTTCCTGGCTTCTTCGAAGAGGAGCGCCTGCCCGTTCTCTTTAATAAGCTGTCCTACGCTGATACCCAGCAAGCGCACTTTCTTTTTTAAAGGTGTTGCGGTCTTAAATATTTCACAGGCTTGTTTGAAAATAAAGAGTCCGGAATCCGTGTGCTGTTCAAAAGTAGTTTGCATTCCAAACCCCGTGAAATCCGCATAACGCACATAAAGATGAATTACCCGCCCTTTCAGGTTATACCTTTGCAGTCTTGTCGACACTTTCTCCGAAAGCATTCTCATAAAGGCCTTAATAACATCAAGGTCATAGGTGTCCTCGGGGAAGGTGTGGGAATGCCCGACAGATTTTACCTCGCGGGGCTTGTAATAAGAAACGACGGGTTCAAAGTATTTCCCCTGCCCCATGAGCTTCATCTTTGGTCCGAGTACTCCAAACTCATGTTTCATCAGATCTTCATCAGCTTCCCCGAGCTGTTTTGCTGTTTCAATGCCGTATTTACTCAGATGCTCTGCAGTGCGGTTACCTATGCCCCAGAGTTCTTTTGCGGGAAGCTTGGCAAAAAGCGCAGGAATATCCTCGTCGTTTATAATGGTAAGCCCGTCCGGCTTTTTCATATCGCTTCCGAGCTTTGCCACAAGTTTATTGGTGGCAATACCGATAGAACAGGTAAGCCCGAGCTTAGCTTTTATCTCCTGTTTTATCTTTAAAGCGGCTTCTTTCGTGGAAAGTCTTGCTCCTCTTAAATCCATAAAGCATTCATCGATAGAGTAAACTTCCACCAGATCCGTATAATGTAAAAGTATTTCATGAATTTTATAGGAGGCGTCCAGATACTTCTCCGGGTCTGCCGTTACAATTATTATATGAGGACATAACCGTTTTGCTTCAGGGATGGTCATACCTGTCTTTACCTTGTAAGCCCGGGCTTCATAGGAGGCCGTCGTTACGATAGTACGGGCGTAATTTTTATCCGGGTCCGCCCAGCCTGCCACTGCAATAGGCTTCCCCCGTAAAGCAGGATTTGCCGCCTGTTCGACGGAGGCGAAGAAAGAGTTCATGTCGATATGAAGAATATTGTTTATGGACATAAATAATATCTTGCATGGTTTGTAAGGTTTCTAAAGTTTATAAGGTTCATAAGGTTAGAGCGAAAAGAGGTTGTAAGGTTAAAGCTAGTTGAAAGATAAAGATTGTTTATAAAGTTCAAAAAGTAAAGACGAGTTAAAAGACAAATACTGTTCATATTGTCCTTTCTTTTGTGGATTTTGAAAGATATTTAATTAGACTGCTTATCATAGAACTGATGCTTTTGCAGTCGGCATAAAGATTTGCATAGACGGTATTATCTGTATATTGCTGGTCTAAGGCAACGGTCAGCTGTGCTCTTACTTCCGCGCATGAATCTTTTGCAATAAAAAGGAAACGCATAAATTCTATATTAGATTTTCTTTCAAAACCTTCTGCAATATTAGACATAATTGATACAGCAGATCTTTGTATCTGGTCCTTAAGTCCGTAATCTCTGGAAAACTCCTTATACTTGGTCAAAGTATATATCTCCTTAGTTAACTCTCTTGCCCTCTTATATATATCCAGCTCTTCAAATGTATTAACTTTCATATATCCCCCTTGTGATATTAGATTTTTATTTTGTAAACCTTTAAACTGTTTTGTTTCTTTTATCGTTCTTACCTTATTAACTTTAAAAACCTTACAAACTTTATAAACTTGTAGGAATTATCCGTATTTTCGGATAATTCCTACAACCTTCCCCGCTATTTTTATATTTTTAGAAATAATTGGTTCATACTTCGGGTTTTCTGCGGTTAATTTAACGCCGGCGGAGGTTTTAACGAATCTTTTTACGGTGGCTTCGTTATTAATTATAGCCGCTACTATATCTCCGTTTATTGCGGTTGCCTGTTTTTTTACAAAGACAATATCTCCGTCAAAGATGCCTGCGTTTATCATGCTGTCGCCTTTTATTTTCAAGGCAAAAATGTTGTCAACGTTAGAAAAAAGATAACTCATATCTATCGTGTCTTCAATATTTTCAATTGCTTCTATAGGTTTGCCCGCGCTGATCTTTCCGACGAGGGGTATACCGCCGGTACTTTGCCTTAAAAGAGTGATCCCTCGGGATAGGTTTTCTTTTAAAGAAAGAAGCCCTGCCTCTTCAAGTTTTTTCAAGTGATAGCGTATCGTCCAGGTGGATTTTAGGCCGGTTTTTGTGCAGAGCTCCCGGAGAGTGGGAGGACGGCCGTGATTGTTCGTCGACTTTTGTACTGCTTCCAGTATTTTCTTTTGTGCTTGTGTTATATTGGGCATAAAACTCCTTTTAAAACATTTACGATTAACGAATGATCCGCCTTAAGGCGAGATCTCGGCACGTAAGCGTGACGGACAATTGACAATTTAAGGAAGGCGGGAAAAAACCTCCGTCGATATTTTAAAGATCATTCACATAAGTACAATAGCACAAATGTGCTATCATGTCAACTTTGGAGTTGGGATAAAGAAAAGGGTTTTAAGAATAATGTGTTTTATGCTAATATAATGCAGGACAATAGAAAAATATTTCAAGTGGGGG
Proteins encoded in this window:
- a CDS encoding four helix bundle protein; the protein is MKVNTFEELDIYKRARELTKEIYTLTKYKEFSRDYGLKDQIQRSAVSIMSNIAEGFERKSNIEFMRFLFIAKDSCAEVRAQLTVALDQQYTDNTVYANLYADCKSISSMISSLIKYLSKSTKERTI
- a CDS encoding repressor LexA is translated as MPNITQAQKKILEAVQKSTNNHGRPPTLRELCTKTGLKSTWTIRYHLKKLEEAGLLSLKENLSRGITLLRQSTGGIPLVGKISAGKPIEAIENIEDTIDMSYLFSNVDNIFALKIKGDSMINAGIFDGDIVFVKKQATAINGDIVAAIINNEATVKRFVKTSAGVKLTAENPKYEPIISKNIKIAGKVVGIIRKYG